The following proteins are co-located in the Chlamydiota bacterium genome:
- a CDS encoding nucleotidyl transferase AbiEii/AbiGii toxin family protein, with protein sequence MISRNIANLYARDNKVALDIAERDIVLTYALKFLEEKKWFDRIIFKGGTCLRKFYIGKIMRFSLDLDFTCIGKDNLDDLILEMADLFSCEYRGIRFSVGHKDFYVRDNGLSCGAMIRYSHSFHQSVFDIDLSLREPMLLSPVSRALVKVGYSRYLEFSAPTVPCLDLLELQAEKVRASYQRLRSRDIYDLAFLVEQPFDKELLRKLVVLKFWHVRGEFNPETYLVRLESGAYDWDDLRRLLRKDQKFDAKKILRKCTQGYRFLADLTSEEKKVLLDTKKHHESSLVKKLQARAG encoded by the coding sequence ATGATCTCAAGGAATATCGCCAATCTTTATGCTCGTGATAACAAAGTGGCGCTCGATATCGCTGAGCGCGACATTGTTCTGACCTATGCGCTCAAATTTCTGGAGGAGAAAAAATGGTTTGATCGAATCATTTTCAAAGGCGGCACCTGCCTTCGCAAATTTTACATTGGCAAAATTATGCGCTTTTCCCTGGATCTTGATTTTACTTGTATTGGCAAGGACAATCTGGATGATCTTATTCTCGAAATGGCGGATCTTTTCAGTTGCGAGTATCGCGGTATCCGCTTCTCCGTTGGCCACAAAGATTTTTATGTCAGGGACAACGGGCTCTCCTGCGGGGCTATGATCCGTTATTCGCACTCGTTCCACCAGTCCGTCTTTGACATTGATTTAAGTCTGAGAGAACCCATGCTCTTGAGTCCAGTGTCGCGAGCCTTAGTGAAGGTAGGCTATTCCCGCTATCTTGAATTTTCTGCTCCCACGGTTCCATGCCTTGATCTCTTGGAGCTTCAAGCGGAAAAAGTCCGCGCTTCCTATCAAAGACTTAGATCCCGCGATATCTATGACCTTGCCTTTCTGGTCGAACAACCCTTTGATAAGGAACTCCTCCGGAAGCTTGTGGTGCTAAAGTTCTGGCATGTTCGTGGTGAATTCAATCCAGAAACCTATCTTGTGCGGCTCGAATCCGGCGCTTATGACTGGGATGACTTAAGGCGGCTTTTGCGCAAGGATCAAAAATTCGATGCAAAAAAGATTTTACGGAAATGCACGCAGGGTTATCGATTTCTTGCTGATCTTACGTCCGAGGAGAAAAAGGTGCTTTTGGACACTAAGAAGCACCATGAGTCTTCACTGGTGAAGAAGCTTCAGGCGAGGGCGGGATGA
- a CDS encoding putative DNA binding domain-containing protein — protein sequence MTAIDRKVLKWIRQGESEAVEFKESFGREALETICAFSNTAGGTLLIGVSNSGQIMDLQVGQQLLKDWANQISQGLGLHPSIDLYKVKSKSVVRISVLESRMKPMMFHGKAYRRFGSTTRHMNLEKLTRVALENVGITWDEIIEPRASMSDISMVKVKAFFRLAKEMGRRPVPDKVSSMELLEKLELVRVGKPTRAAILLFGKNPQKFYIHAIVKIGRFRNETLIVDDREIEGTLFDQVEGATGYFREKLETRFEMTGQPQRNVIWEYPLDALREALINAVCHRDYLSGGHTEVRLYDQELMVWNPGGLPTGISLAMLKGRHTSVPRNRLIAKIFFYAGLIEQWGSGIQKMVGACRTVGLPEPKFEELMGFRITFAKSPFREGEKVRHKEGDFSTPQVPPKYPPSINY from the coding sequence ATGACGGCAATCGATCGAAAAGTTTTAAAGTGGATACGCCAGGGTGAGTCTGAAGCGGTTGAGTTCAAAGAGTCTTTTGGTCGTGAAGCCCTGGAGACGATTTGTGCGTTTTCCAATACAGCGGGAGGGACATTGCTGATTGGAGTGAGTAATTCGGGTCAAATTATGGATCTTCAGGTGGGTCAACAGCTTCTGAAAGATTGGGCGAATCAGATTTCTCAAGGGTTGGGGCTTCATCCCTCGATAGACCTTTATAAGGTCAAGAGCAAGTCTGTGGTCCGAATCTCAGTGTTAGAAAGTCGGATGAAGCCCATGATGTTTCATGGGAAGGCTTATAGGCGGTTTGGAAGTACGACGCGTCATATGAACTTAGAAAAACTGACACGCGTAGCTTTGGAAAATGTTGGGATCACTTGGGATGAAATCATAGAGCCCAGAGCCAGCATGTCTGATATTTCTATGGTAAAGGTTAAAGCCTTTTTTCGACTGGCTAAAGAGATGGGCCGCCGTCCTGTTCCAGATAAAGTCTCTTCTATGGAACTGCTTGAAAAACTGGAGTTGGTTCGTGTGGGTAAACCAACAAGGGCGGCCATACTTTTATTTGGGAAAAATCCGCAGAAGTTTTATATTCATGCCATTGTAAAAATAGGACGTTTTAGAAATGAAACGCTGATTGTTGACGACAGGGAAATCGAAGGAACTTTATTTGATCAAGTTGAGGGAGCCACCGGTTACTTTAGGGAAAAATTGGAGACCCGTTTCGAAATGACGGGTCAACCTCAGCGAAATGTAATATGGGAATATCCTTTGGACGCCCTTAGAGAAGCCTTGATCAATGCGGTCTGTCACAGGGATTATCTGAGTGGTGGCCATACCGAGGTGCGTCTTTATGATCAAGAGTTGATGGTTTGGAATCCGGGAGGGCTTCCGACGGGTATTTCCCTGGCTATGCTTAAAGGTAGACACACTTCGGTTCCGAGGAATCGCCTGATTGCGAAAATATTCTTTTATGCTGGATTAATTGAGCAATGGGGAAGTGGGATACAAAAAATGGTTGGGGCATGCCGCACTGTTGGGTTGCCTGAACCGAAGTTTGAAGAGCTGATGGGGTTCAGAATTACTTTTGCTAAAAGCCCTTTTAGAGAAGGGGAGAAAGTACGGCACAAGGAGGGTGATTTCAGTACCCCCCAAGTACCCCCCAAGTACCCCCCAAGCATCAATTACTAA
- a CDS encoding carbamoyltransferase encodes MNILGISAYYHDSAACFLRDGQIVAAAQEERFTRKRHDAVFPTHAVRYCLKEAGISVDPLDYVAFYDKPFIKFNRILETHLAFVPKGLPSFIKAIPLWLKQKLWIPDLIEKEIAYKGKVLFPEHHESHAASAYFPSPFKRAAFLTMDGVGEWATSSFGVGADNKIKIISELHFPHSLGLLYSAFTYFTGFKVNSGEYKVMGLAPYGEPKYVQKIYDHLIDLKEDGSFKMNMKYFNYCAGLTMTNGGFEELFDGPARKSESRLTQREMDLARSIQEVTEEIMLRMARHVKKVTGEKYLCLAGGVSLNCVGNGKILKNRIFDELWIQPAAGDAGGALGAAYIAYYHYLNKSLVQKNGRDLQKGSYLGPSYTSEDVKTFLDQHQIPYHFYEVKDLLDQVSDDLAQGKVIGWFQGRMEFGPRSLGARSILGDARSSDMQKRMNLKIKMRESFRPFAPSVLFEKVNEWFELEGESPYMLLVADVKKEKQRQMTQEEEKRWGIDKLNVIRSEIPAVTHVDYSARVQTVHKEDHPRYHGLLSQFYKKTGCPVLINTSFNVRGEPIVESPLDAYRCFMRTEMDTLVLENFIVRKEDHPPFHEDIDWKKVYELD; translated from the coding sequence GTGAATATTTTAGGTATTTCCGCATATTACCATGATTCAGCCGCCTGTTTTTTGAGGGATGGCCAAATCGTCGCTGCTGCTCAGGAAGAGCGGTTCACGCGTAAAAGGCATGATGCGGTGTTCCCCACGCATGCTGTACGCTATTGTTTGAAAGAGGCGGGTATTTCCGTTGACCCATTAGATTATGTTGCGTTTTACGATAAACCCTTCATCAAATTTAATCGCATATTAGAAACCCATCTTGCTTTTGTTCCGAAGGGTTTGCCCTCTTTTATTAAAGCGATTCCCCTTTGGCTAAAGCAAAAGCTTTGGATTCCAGATTTGATTGAAAAAGAGATTGCGTACAAAGGCAAAGTCCTTTTCCCCGAACATCATGAATCTCATGCGGCCTCGGCTTATTTCCCTTCTCCCTTCAAGAGGGCTGCATTTTTAACCATGGATGGAGTGGGGGAGTGGGCGACTTCGTCGTTTGGTGTGGGGGCTGATAATAAAATTAAAATCATTTCAGAGTTGCATTTTCCTCATTCATTAGGCCTTCTCTATTCGGCTTTTACCTATTTCACAGGATTTAAAGTAAATTCTGGGGAATATAAAGTGATGGGTCTTGCCCCTTATGGAGAACCAAAATATGTTCAAAAGATTTATGATCATTTGATCGATCTTAAAGAAGATGGTTCCTTCAAAATGAACATGAAGTATTTTAATTATTGTGCAGGTCTTACGATGACCAACGGAGGGTTCGAAGAATTATTTGATGGACCCGCACGGAAGTCCGAGAGTCGCCTCACTCAGAGGGAAATGGATTTGGCAAGATCCATTCAGGAAGTGACCGAGGAAATTATGCTCCGCATGGCCCGTCATGTAAAGAAGGTAACGGGTGAAAAATATTTATGTTTAGCTGGAGGTGTTTCTTTAAATTGTGTGGGAAATGGTAAAATTCTTAAAAATAGAATTTTTGATGAGCTCTGGATTCAACCAGCAGCAGGCGATGCAGGCGGGGCTTTGGGCGCTGCGTACATTGCTTACTATCATTATCTAAATAAGTCTCTCGTTCAAAAAAATGGCCGGGACCTTCAAAAAGGTTCTTATTTGGGACCTTCTTATACCTCTGAAGACGTTAAAACATTTTTAGATCAGCATCAAATTCCATATCATTTTTATGAAGTGAAAGATCTTCTTGATCAAGTTTCAGATGATTTGGCCCAAGGAAAAGTGATCGGTTGGTTCCAGGGAAGAATGGAGTTTGGGCCTCGGTCCTTGGGAGCTCGATCGATTTTGGGTGATGCAAGGTCTTCTGATATGCAGAAGAGAATGAATTTAAAGATCAAAATGAGAGAAAGTTTTAGGCCCTTTGCCCCTTCAGTTTTGTTTGAGAAAGTAAATGAATGGTTTGAGTTGGAAGGGGAAAGTCCTTACATGCTTTTGGTAGCGGATGTCAAAAAAGAAAAGCAGCGGCAGATGACCCAGGAGGAAGAAAAAAGGTGGGGGATTGATAAGCTTAATGTCATTCGATCAGAAATTCCCGCTGTGACGCATGTAGATTATTCGGCTCGTGTTCAAACAGTTCATAAAGAGGATCATCCTCGCTATCATGGTCTCTTGAGTCAATTTTATAAAAAAACAGGATGCCCTGTTTTGATCAATACCTCTTTTAATGTTCGTGGAGAACCGATTGTGGAATCACCTCTAGATGCCTACAGATGTTTTATGAGAACTGAAATGGATACACTGGTTCTTGAGAATTTTATTGTCAGAAAAGAAGATCATCCTCCCTTTCATGAGGATATAGATTGGAAGAAGGTCTATGAGCTGGATTAA
- the asnB gene encoding asparagine synthase (glutamine-hydrolyzing) → MCGITGIVNSGGKETLQCMTNMLRHRGPDDRGLEFFPELKVGLGHQRLSILDLSPLGHQPMSDETGQFWIVYNGEIYNFVELRHQLEMQGHRFQSRTDTEVLLRLYQERAKDFVQDLNGMFAFAILDRKKQRLILARDRLGVKPLYYYHHEGHFVFASEIKAILASGVYSPDIHWQGLYDYLTYLYVPCPDTLFKDIHQVPPAHVVVLDLKSNQLAFDCYWDLADFHTHETNLSFEDQEDRLRSLLEDSVHRQMVSDVPLGVFLSGGVDSPILTGLMAKHSTRPVKTFTIIFKGAGLDFYNEQEEAKIVSDFFKTEHHEIPVDISSPSSLLELVHFFDQPFGNPTSYLMYLISKETRREVTVALSGAGGDELFGGYPRYRAALIAQSLRMFPPAIFKGIGSLLSLFPDQHRTMNLRRVREFFAGFDKDFVRQFLNWAYFFDKGEKQKLLNHSQFLPSDRILRKYFQESSADFGNRMLEVDLQTFLVDNILEYTDKMSMAVGLEVRVPYLDHRLVEMSLQIPSFQKMNRKEGKIVLKKAFRDLLPKKLLERKKKGFNAPLVFWMKKLDAYFDHSMTQASVKKEGIFNWEYIQQLRSSHKRGKADYSYELFSLIMFDVWYHEYILRDFSSIEFKL, encoded by the coding sequence ATGTGTGGAATTACGGGGATTGTAAATTCTGGAGGTAAAGAAACCCTTCAGTGTATGACCAATATGCTTCGTCATCGCGGCCCTGACGATCGAGGACTGGAATTTTTTCCGGAATTAAAAGTAGGTCTTGGTCATCAGCGGCTGAGTATCCTTGATCTCTCGCCTTTAGGGCATCAGCCCATGAGTGATGAAACAGGCCAGTTCTGGATCGTTTACAATGGTGAGATTTATAATTTTGTTGAGCTACGTCATCAGTTAGAAATGCAGGGTCATCGCTTTCAATCACGGACCGATACAGAGGTTCTCCTTCGACTTTATCAGGAAAGGGCAAAGGATTTTGTTCAAGATCTCAATGGGATGTTTGCCTTTGCAATCTTAGATCGAAAAAAACAGAGACTTATTCTCGCGCGGGATCGCTTGGGTGTTAAGCCGCTTTATTATTATCATCATGAAGGACATTTTGTTTTCGCCTCAGAGATAAAAGCGATCTTGGCGTCGGGTGTTTATTCACCAGATATTCATTGGCAAGGGCTATATGATTATTTAACTTATCTTTATGTTCCTTGCCCAGATACGCTTTTTAAGGATATTCATCAAGTGCCTCCGGCTCATGTCGTTGTGTTGGATCTAAAGTCGAATCAGTTAGCATTTGATTGTTATTGGGATCTAGCAGATTTCCATACTCATGAGACAAATCTGTCTTTTGAAGATCAGGAAGACCGATTGCGGTCTCTTTTAGAGGATAGTGTTCATCGGCAAATGGTAAGCGATGTTCCCTTGGGTGTCTTCTTGAGCGGTGGGGTGGATTCTCCCATCTTGACAGGATTAATGGCTAAACATTCAACTCGCCCGGTCAAGACTTTTACCATTATTTTTAAGGGGGCAGGACTCGATTTCTATAACGAACAGGAAGAAGCGAAAATCGTTTCGGATTTTTTTAAGACAGAACATCATGAAATTCCAGTAGATATTTCTAGTCCTTCTTCTCTTTTGGAGCTGGTTCATTTTTTTGATCAACCGTTTGGAAATCCTACCTCTTATTTAATGTACCTTATTTCAAAGGAGACACGGCGGGAAGTGACCGTAGCTCTAAGTGGTGCAGGAGGAGATGAGCTTTTTGGGGGTTATCCTCGTTATCGTGCTGCTTTGATTGCACAGAGCTTGCGAATGTTTCCTCCCGCAATCTTTAAAGGGATAGGGAGTCTATTAAGTTTATTCCCTGATCAGCATCGAACGATGAATTTAAGAAGGGTTCGAGAATTCTTTGCTGGATTTGACAAAGATTTTGTGAGGCAATTTTTGAATTGGGCTTATTTTTTTGACAAAGGAGAAAAACAAAAACTGTTGAATCATTCTCAATTTCTTCCTTCAGATAGAATTTTAAGGAAATATTTTCAAGAGAGTTCAGCCGATTTTGGAAATCGTATGTTAGAGGTGGATCTTCAAACCTTTCTGGTTGATAACATTTTAGAGTATACGGATAAAATGAGCATGGCCGTCGGTTTAGAGGTTCGAGTGCCTTATCTGGATCATCGCTTGGTGGAGATGAGTCTTCAGATTCCCTCTTTTCAAAAGATGAATCGTAAAGAGGGTAAAATCGTTCTTAAAAAAGCTTTTCGTGATCTTCTTCCTAAAAAACTTTTAGAAAGAAAGAAAAAGGGTTTTAATGCTCCCTTGGTTTTTTGGATGAAAAAACTTGATGCTTATTTCGACCATTCTATGACTCAAGCGTCTGTAAAAAAAGAAGGAATTTTTAATTGGGAATATATTCAACAACTGCGCTCTTCCCATAAACGAGGGAAAGCAGACTATTCTTATGAATTGTTTTCTCTCATCATGTTTGATGTATGGTACCATGAGTACATTTTAAGGGATTTCTCATCTATAGAATTTAAACTTTAA
- a CDS encoding Gfo/Idh/MocA family oxidoreductase: MGKINVAIVGTGLIAGKKHLPAFLKLKKKIASLCLVDPNREAAQKLAQTFGIEKIYGSLSELLSKEKPDLIDICTPPRTHVGIALEALQAGCHVFVEKPMAMNVQECDQLIEASQKFRKKICVGHSDLFYPPFLKAREWVCKGAIGQFMGMKIFLSTPTDYMTSKENHWANKLPGGVIGESGPHVVYITLAFIPKILDVKVTGLKLLSQFPWSPYEDYRIELIGEKTSSSITSIYTTDQWAATVDLWGTEGLLKLDLELMTLVKYRRNSFKPSEIALSGASEASQLMWGTFATGLKTLMGRFKRTHELLIGKFVDAILNDSPSPVSAQEGREAVRVMDLIVEGLKAPVENSEGLLEAAKEM, encoded by the coding sequence ATGGGAAAAATAAATGTAGCCATTGTCGGAACAGGACTGATTGCGGGAAAGAAACACCTCCCCGCTTTCTTAAAGTTAAAGAAAAAAATAGCTTCTCTTTGCCTTGTAGATCCTAATCGCGAGGCTGCTCAGAAGTTGGCCCAGACTTTTGGTATAGAAAAAATCTATGGGAGTCTCTCGGAACTCCTTTCGAAGGAAAAACCGGATCTGATAGATATTTGTACGCCTCCCCGCACCCATGTTGGAATAGCGCTAGAGGCTTTGCAAGCGGGCTGTCATGTGTTTGTTGAGAAACCCATGGCTATGAATGTTCAAGAATGCGATCAATTGATTGAAGCATCTCAAAAGTTTAGAAAGAAAATTTGTGTAGGTCATAGTGACCTTTTTTATCCTCCCTTTCTTAAAGCAAGAGAATGGGTGTGTAAGGGGGCTATTGGACAATTTATGGGAATGAAGATTTTCCTTTCGACCCCTACGGATTATATGACTTCTAAAGAAAACCATTGGGCCAATAAATTACCCGGGGGGGTGATTGGGGAATCTGGCCCGCATGTGGTTTACATAACATTGGCTTTTATCCCGAAGATATTAGACGTAAAAGTAACGGGCTTGAAACTGCTCTCTCAATTCCCGTGGTCACCTTATGAGGATTATCGAATTGAACTGATCGGTGAAAAGACTTCAAGTTCGATCACCTCGATTTACACAACGGACCAATGGGCTGCCACCGTGGATTTATGGGGAACTGAGGGGCTTTTAAAATTGGATTTAGAGCTTATGACCTTGGTGAAGTATCGAAGGAATTCATTTAAACCATCCGAAATTGCCCTGTCGGGAGCGAGCGAGGCTTCACAGCTTATGTGGGGTACTTTCGCAACAGGTTTAAAAACGCTGATGGGGCGGTTTAAGAGAACGCATGAGCTTTTGATCGGAAAATTTGTCGACGCAATTTTAAATGACAGCCCTTCGCCTGTTTCTGCCCAGGAGGGTCGCGAGGCGGTGAGGGTCATGGATCTCATTGTGGAAGGTTTAAAGGCTCCGGTTGAAAATTCTGAAGGGCTTCTTGAAGCTGCAAAAGAAATGTAA
- a CDS encoding methyltransferase domain-containing protein, translated as MNTSLKEQVKQYWEMKPCGSGDVTFLEEGSREFFDTIEKNRFSGDDFMHDVVRFDQWNGKKVLEVGCGMGTDLLQFARHGAQVHAVDLTEKGVNLTKRRLKIYGLSGTIVVGDAERVAFEDNLFDLVYSWGVIHHTPNTNVAARELIRVCKPGRRILAMVYHRYSLLVLQAWFYYGLLRGKPFRTGASIIAEHLESPGTKIFSRKEASDLFKGLDQLQVRTIVTRYDLRIGRRFFLPSWVRKIIPSCFGWFMVVSGVKR; from the coding sequence ATGAATACTTCTCTTAAAGAACAAGTCAAGCAGTATTGGGAAATGAAGCCTTGTGGGAGCGGTGATGTCACCTTCTTGGAAGAAGGAAGTCGTGAGTTTTTTGATACGATTGAGAAAAATCGTTTTTCGGGTGATGATTTTATGCATGATGTTGTAAGATTTGATCAGTGGAATGGAAAAAAGGTTTTGGAGGTTGGGTGTGGGATGGGAACGGATCTTCTCCAATTTGCAAGACACGGGGCTCAAGTACATGCAGTCGATTTGACAGAAAAGGGAGTTAATCTTACGAAGAGACGGTTGAAAATCTATGGGCTTAGTGGAACCATTGTGGTCGGTGATGCTGAAAGGGTGGCGTTTGAAGATAACCTGTTTGATTTAGTTTATTCTTGGGGGGTTATTCACCATACACCAAATACAAATGTTGCAGCTCGTGAGTTAATACGAGTTTGTAAACCAGGAAGGCGTATTTTAGCCATGGTTTATCATCGTTATTCACTCTTGGTCTTACAGGCGTGGTTCTATTATGGGCTTTTACGTGGTAAACCCTTTCGAACAGGTGCTTCTATTATTGCAGAGCATTTAGAAAGTCCAGGAACAAAGATATTCAGTAGGAAAGAGGCGTCAGATTTATTTAAAGGACTGGATCAGCTGCAGGTGCGTACCATTGTAACAAGATACGATCTCAGGATTGGGAGACGATTCTTTCTACCTTCTTGGGTTAGAAAGATAATACCGTCTTGCTTTGGTTGGTTTATGGTTGTCTCAGGCGTTAAGAGATAG
- a CDS encoding methyltransferase domain-containing protein, with amino-acid sequence MANLIKEVTKGSQSFSLDSWYLDYLVCPRDYGRLRSSDHMLICPVGHRYPVVEGVPVMLLDDVKQTMQLVNGSLRRARGEVAINDKVPNLYLESLGMSEEEKQGVVQLALSGDCKIDPVVAYIIGATNGYLYKHLIGRLDSYPIPDLYIHRGSDKTLLDLGCNWGRWSISAARKGYDVVGIDVSLGAIMAAQRVSRALNLSGKIKYVVADARYLPFPSSLFDHVFSYSVLQHFSKEDVSFLLPGVARVLKKKGESLIQMPNFLGIRCLYHQAKRRFRKARNFEVRYWSIPSLGKMFREIIGKTEIFVDCFLGLGVQKADLPMMLKKQKIVIISSELLKRISRFIPFLKILADSVYVRSIKT; translated from the coding sequence ATGGCAAATTTAATCAAAGAAGTGACAAAGGGTTCTCAAAGTTTTTCTCTGGATTCATGGTATTTAGATTATCTCGTTTGCCCGCGAGATTACGGTAGACTCAGGTCTTCGGACCATATGCTGATATGCCCTGTTGGGCATCGTTATCCTGTTGTAGAAGGAGTCCCTGTCATGCTCTTAGATGATGTAAAGCAGACAATGCAATTGGTCAATGGCTCACTGAGGCGAGCGAGGGGGGAAGTAGCTATTAATGACAAAGTGCCAAATCTTTATTTAGAGTCTTTAGGGATGAGTGAAGAAGAAAAGCAAGGGGTTGTCCAACTTGCTCTTTCGGGTGATTGCAAAATTGATCCTGTGGTTGCATACATCATCGGAGCCACAAATGGATATCTGTATAAGCATCTGATTGGACGTCTAGACTCCTATCCCATTCCTGATCTATATATTCACAGGGGGAGTGATAAGACCTTGTTAGACCTTGGTTGCAACTGGGGCCGATGGTCTATCTCTGCTGCTCGAAAGGGATATGATGTGGTCGGTATTGACGTTTCTCTGGGGGCGATCATGGCTGCTCAAAGAGTGAGTCGTGCCTTGAATCTTTCTGGAAAGATAAAGTATGTGGTTGCCGATGCCCGGTATCTCCCTTTCCCCTCATCTCTTTTTGATCATGTCTTTTCTTATAGCGTATTGCAGCATTTCAGTAAGGAAGATGTGAGTTTCTTACTTCCTGGCGTTGCTAGAGTGCTTAAGAAGAAAGGAGAGAGTTTAATTCAAATGCCAAATTTTTTAGGAATACGATGTTTGTATCATCAAGCAAAGAGAAGATTCAGAAAGGCCCGCAATTTTGAGGTGAGGTACTGGAGTATTCCCTCGTTAGGAAAGATGTTTCGTGAAATCATTGGGAAGACTGAAATTTTTGTAGATTGTTTTTTGGGTCTGGGGGTGCAAAAGGCTGATTTACCCATGATGCTGAAAAAACAAAAAATTGTTATTATTAGCTCGGAGTTGTTGAAGCGAATCAGTCGCTTCATACCATTTCTTAAGATACTTGCAGATAGTGTCTATGTGAGATCAATCAAAACATAA
- a CDS encoding glycosyltransferase, whose protein sequence is MRILHVVPAFYPSIYHGGSVVYELCNSLLPYGAEIRVLTTDALEVERRALSRGTLEYPVYFSKKVWGETVAPGLPSRLLNLVRWANVVHLTEVYSFPTLPCMMACKIMDKPILWSPLGALQRWEGSTRLRLKSIWESICKYTLPKQLVLHVTSEQEREESLKAFPALEAVVMPHGVEIPSQITHEESQVLRLLYLGRLDAKKGIENLFLTCKLLKDRLKIPWKLILGGGGNPGYFKNLAFQKEALGLGTQVEMIGEVVGKEKKRQLFENTDMVVVPSYTENFCIVVAESLAHGVPVIVSQGTPWRRVEEKGCGLWVKNQPESLAQAIEQMREMPLRAMGDRGRQWMREEFSWGYVARRMNELYHHLFKHASEGVQLSNAFPTSPSAILRVSDDFQEKPKSETLEVDLIVLTLNEEVNLARCLESVKGLVKNIFVVDSGSTDRTVEIAIEYGAQVVTHAFTTQAEQFNWALDHLPIKSEWILRLDADEHLLPELKEEIFKTLPNLSKDICGLYIKRRMIFLGRWIRHGGYYPTWILRLFKHGKARSEDAELNEHIVLLEGRGDHLKNDFVDEDYKDLSAWSRKHLGYAIRQNRFLLKTHQTYDPSWNKMRLFGNQVERKRWFIGHLYGKAPIFLRAFFYFLYRYFFRLGILDGFQGLIFHFLHGCWYMFYTDALLFEAKLRQKDIA, encoded by the coding sequence ATGCGTATTCTTCATGTGGTCCCTGCCTTTTATCCCTCCATTTATCATGGGGGTTCTGTCGTTTATGAATTGTGTAATTCCCTTCTCCCTTATGGAGCTGAGATACGCGTTCTAACGACAGATGCATTAGAGGTTGAAAGACGAGCTTTAAGTAGAGGAACTCTTGAATATCCAGTTTATTTTTCTAAGAAAGTGTGGGGAGAAACGGTTGCTCCAGGTCTTCCCTCACGTCTCTTGAATTTGGTTCGTTGGGCAAACGTTGTCCATTTGACAGAGGTTTATTCTTTCCCAACTCTTCCGTGTATGATGGCCTGCAAGATCATGGATAAACCCATTTTATGGTCCCCTTTGGGCGCTTTACAGCGTTGGGAAGGATCTACACGTTTGAGGCTGAAGTCTATTTGGGAAAGTATTTGTAAATACACGCTTCCAAAACAGTTGGTTCTCCATGTTACCTCTGAGCAAGAGAGAGAAGAAAGTCTTAAAGCATTTCCTGCCTTGGAAGCTGTTGTTATGCCTCATGGCGTAGAAATTCCATCTCAGATCACTCATGAAGAAAGTCAAGTTCTTCGCCTTCTTTACCTGGGCCGACTGGATGCTAAAAAAGGGATTGAAAATCTATTCCTTACTTGCAAGTTATTGAAGGATCGCTTGAAGATCCCATGGAAGCTAATCCTAGGTGGCGGAGGCAATCCCGGTTATTTCAAGAATCTTGCTTTCCAAAAAGAAGCGCTGGGTTTGGGAACGCAAGTTGAGATGATCGGTGAAGTTGTTGGGAAAGAGAAGAAACGGCAATTGTTTGAGAATACGGACATGGTGGTCGTTCCATCCTATACAGAAAACTTTTGTATTGTTGTAGCAGAGTCTTTAGCTCATGGGGTTCCCGTCATTGTGAGTCAAGGAACACCCTGGAGGCGTGTAGAAGAGAAAGGTTGTGGCTTATGGGTGAAAAACCAGCCTGAAAGTTTAGCCCAAGCTATTGAACAGATGAGAGAAATGCCCTTACGGGCGATGGGAGATCGAGGGAGACAGTGGATGAGGGAAGAGTTTTCTTGGGGCTACGTTGCTCGTCGAATGAATGAACTTTATCATCATCTCTTCAAGCATGCATCCGAGGGAGTTCAACTTTCTAATGCTTTTCCGACTTCTCCCTCCGCTATTTTGAGAGTCAGTGACGATTTTCAGGAAAAACCCAAAAGTGAGACTTTGGAGGTCGATCTTATCGTCTTGACCCTCAATGAAGAAGTCAATTTAGCAAGATGTCTCGAGAGTGTAAAAGGTTTGGTGAAGAATATTTTCGTCGTTGATTCAGGAAGCACGGATAGAACGGTTGAAATAGCTATTGAATACGGAGCGCAAGTTGTTACACATGCTTTTACAACTCAAGCGGAACAATTTAACTGGGCATTAGATCATTTGCCCATCAAAAGTGAATGGATTTTACGGTTAGATGCAGATGAACATTTACTACCCGAACTAAAGGAAGAGATTTTTAAAACTCTTCCCAATCTTTCAAAAGATATTTGTGGACTATATATCAAACGGCGTATGATTTTTTTAGGTCGTTGGATTCGGCATGGGGGGTATTATCCTACCTGGATTTTGAGATTGTTCAAGCATGGAAAGGCCAGAAGTGAAGATGCAGAGCTCAATGAACATATTGTGCTTTTAGAAGGAAGAGGGGACCATTTGAAAAATGATTTTGTGGATGAGGACTATAAAGACCTTTCCGCTTGGTCGCGTAAACATCTCGGATATGCCATTCGTCAAAATCGATTTCTTCTCAAGACGCATCAGACCTATGATCCTTCTTGGAATAAAATGAGGCTTTTCGGAAATCAGGTTGAACGTAAGCGTTGGTTCATTGGCCATCTCTATGGGAAGGCACCTATTTTCTTAAGGGCTTTTTTCTATTTTTTATATCGTTATTTTTTTCGGCTCGGGATTTTGGATGGATTTCAAGGGTTGATCTTTCATTTTTTGCACGGGTGCTGGTATATGTTTTATACGGATGCACTGCTTTTTGAGGCAAAGCTAAGACAGAAAGATATCGCTTGA